A stretch of Deltaproteobacteria bacterium DNA encodes these proteins:
- the cobM gene encoding precorrin-4 C(11)-methyltransferase: MKEKKCQVYFVGAGPGDPELITIKGRKCIEQADLVLYAGSLVPGAVVAWAGKGAEVRDSSSMTLDQTHALMVETVRGGGTVARVHTGDPSLYGAVREQAILLEREGIPYEIVPGVTAATAAAASARVSFTLPEKVQTLIITRLEGRTPVPEKERLKELSRHNASMALYLSASDPEGIAEGLLAGGYDAKTPVVTAYRVGWPDELILRSRVSTLVETVRTAGIRRQAVFLVLPGQEEEPVSSRLYCPDFLHGFRK; encoded by the coding sequence ATGAAAGAGAAAAAATGCCAGGTTTATTTCGTGGGGGCCGGGCCGGGAGATCCGGAGTTGATCACGATCAAGGGCCGGAAGTGTATCGAGCAGGCGGATCTGGTCCTTTATGCCGGCTCCCTGGTGCCCGGGGCGGTGGTGGCATGGGCGGGGAAAGGTGCTGAGGTGCGGGATTCATCATCCATGACCCTGGATCAGACCCATGCCCTCATGGTTGAAACCGTGCGAGGGGGGGGAACCGTGGCACGGGTCCACACGGGTGATCCATCCCTCTACGGCGCGGTAAGAGAACAAGCGATCCTCCTGGAGAGGGAAGGCATCCCCTATGAAATCGTTCCCGGCGTCACCGCGGCGACGGCGGCGGCGGCCTCCGCAAGGGTCTCCTTTACGCTCCCCGAAAAGGTCCAGACCCTGATCATCACACGGCTTGAGGGCCGAACCCCCGTACCTGAAAAGGAGCGGTTGAAAGAACTCTCCCGCCACAATGCATCGATGGCCCTCTATCTCTCGGCATCGGATCCCGAGGGGATAGCAGAAGGGCTCCTTGCCGGGGGATACGACGCGAAGACCCCGGTGGTTACAGCCTACCGGGTGGGGTGGCCCGATGAGTTGATCCTTCGGTCCAGGGTTTCAACCCTGGTGGAAACGGTCAGGACCGCCGGCATTCGAAGACAGGCCGTGTTTCTGGTGCTCCCGGGCCAGGAGGAGGAACCCGTTTCTTCCAGACTTTATTGCCCGGACTTTTTACATGGATTCAGGAAATGA